A single window of Actinoallomurus bryophytorum DNA harbors:
- a CDS encoding NDP-sugar synthase, which translates to MVGGKGTRLRPLTISTPKPLLPTAGVPLLEHQLRKARAAGIRRIVFATSYRASMFTEAFGDGSRLGLELVYVTEEEPLGTAGAIRNAARKLTCDADSPVVVLNGDILSGHDLVAQIAMHEKSGAEITMHLTLVNDARRYGAVPTTSEGKVIEFVEKSPKPPTNQVNAGCYVFRRSTIDAIPAGRVVSVEYETFPGLLASGATIMGYVEGAYWLDIGTPGTFVQGSCDLVLGRMVSPAVTPGGGVLFLNGSVVAPEAAVSGGTAVGAGAVVESGATVESSVLFDGAVVEQGARVSRSVIGRGARICAGAVIDEAVIGDGAMVGAGNELRGGLRLWPGTQLPPTAVRFSSDV; encoded by the coding sequence CTGGTCGGAGGTAAGGGCACGCGGCTGCGGCCGCTGACCATCTCCACCCCCAAGCCACTGCTTCCCACCGCCGGTGTGCCGCTGCTGGAACACCAGCTTCGCAAGGCACGCGCGGCCGGCATCCGGCGCATCGTGTTCGCGACGTCCTATCGCGCGTCGATGTTCACCGAGGCGTTCGGTGACGGCTCCCGGCTCGGCCTGGAGCTGGTCTACGTCACCGAGGAAGAACCACTCGGCACCGCGGGCGCCATCCGCAACGCCGCGCGGAAACTCACCTGCGACGCGGACAGCCCGGTCGTCGTGCTCAACGGCGACATCCTGTCCGGACACGACCTCGTGGCCCAGATCGCCATGCACGAAAAGTCCGGCGCCGAGATCACGATGCACCTCACCCTGGTCAACGACGCGCGGCGCTACGGTGCCGTGCCGACGACCTCCGAGGGCAAGGTCATCGAGTTCGTGGAAAAGTCCCCGAAGCCGCCGACCAACCAGGTGAACGCCGGCTGTTACGTGTTCCGCCGTTCCACGATCGACGCCATCCCGGCGGGCCGGGTCGTCTCGGTGGAGTACGAGACCTTCCCCGGCCTGCTCGCCTCCGGCGCCACGATCATGGGGTACGTCGAGGGCGCCTACTGGCTCGACATCGGCACCCCCGGCACGTTCGTGCAGGGCTCGTGCGACCTGGTGCTCGGCCGGATGGTCTCCCCGGCGGTCACGCCGGGCGGCGGTGTGCTCTTCCTGAACGGCTCCGTGGTCGCCCCGGAGGCCGCGGTCTCCGGGGGTACGGCCGTGGGCGCCGGCGCCGTGGTCGAGTCGGGCGCGACCGTGGAGTCCAGCGTGCTGTTCGACGGGGCCGTGGTCGAGCAGGGCGCGCGGGTCTCCCGGTCGGTGATCGGCAGGGGCGCCCGTATCTGCGCGGGTGCCGTGATCGACGAGGCCGTCATCGGGGACGGTGCGATGGTGGGCGCCGGCAACGAGCTGCGGGGAGGGCTCCGGCTGTGGCCGGGCACCCAGCTGCCGCCGACCGCCGTGCGGTTCTCCTCCGACGTCTGA
- the trxA gene encoding thioredoxin: protein MADAPSAPFTVTDADFDETVLASETPVLVDFWAAWCGPCRMIAPVLEQLAGEYAGKLKIAKLDYDANPDVPARYGILGLPTLLLFKGGEPVQQIVGAKPKRALLKELQPHIEGISA from the coding sequence ATGGCGGATGCGCCCTCTGCGCCCTTCACCGTGACCGACGCGGACTTCGACGAGACCGTGCTGGCGAGCGAGACGCCCGTGCTGGTCGACTTCTGGGCGGCCTGGTGCGGGCCCTGCCGCATGATCGCGCCGGTCCTGGAGCAGCTGGCCGGAGAGTACGCCGGCAAGCTGAAGATCGCCAAGCTCGACTACGACGCCAACCCGGACGTCCCGGCGCGCTACGGCATCCTGGGCCTGCCGACCCTGCTGCTGTTCAAGGGCGGCGAGCCCGTCCAGCAGATCGTCGGCGCCAAGCCCAAGCGCGCCCTGCTCAAGGAGCTCCAGCCCCACATCGAGGGCATCAGCGCCTGA
- a CDS encoding helix-turn-helix domain-containing protein translates to MTGFHPTTEQARLSHRTFGCVRPFWNKALVERARRYKNEGENTSYVPQAGASPFPSSTMCSATSRRQVGPTLEPSGGHVPMNQEYRLAREGIPSLQTGEEVNGVGFRSGSDPHHFGT, encoded by the coding sequence ATGACCGGCTTTCATCCGACTACCGAACAGGCGAGGCTTTCGCATCGCACGTTCGGTTGTGTTCGGCCGTTCTGGAACAAGGCGCTCGTTGAGCGCGCCCGCCGGTACAAGAACGAGGGTGAGAACACCTCGTATGTGCCGCAAGCCGGCGCGAGCCCTTTCCCCAGCTCCACGATGTGCTCCGCCACAAGTCGCAGGCAGGTGGGACCAACCCTGGAGCCTTCCGGGGGGCACGTTCCGATGAACCAGGAATACCGACTCGCGAGGGAAGGAATCCCCAGCCTTCAGACCGGGGAGGAGGTCAACGGCGTAGGCTTCCGATCGGGGAGTGATCCCCACCACTTCGGCACCTAA
- a CDS encoding DNA-3-methyladenine glycosylase family protein — translation MLTREWRPSWPVDLGLTLGPHRRGIGDPAFTISPDGAVWRASTTPEGPGTLRVLRRGDTITGEAWGPGAPWLLDGLPELLGAADDPTSFAPAHEILRTAVRRFGHFRVGRSRNVFEALVPAVLEQKVVGKEAWRAWRYLVNKFGEAAPGPRPPNMSRPLRVPPPPRVWVGIPSWEWHKSGIEAVRARTIIGAARVASRLEVGDTAEADRRLRSLPGIGVWTSAEIRQRALGDADAVSVGDYHIPGIVGWALTGQKVDDAGMLELLRPYAGHRYRVTRMLELSGGGAPRRGPRMSVRDYRGF, via the coding sequence GTGCTCACCCGTGAGTGGCGGCCGTCATGGCCGGTGGACCTGGGGCTGACCCTGGGGCCGCACCGGCGCGGCATCGGCGATCCCGCCTTCACCATCTCCCCGGACGGCGCCGTGTGGCGCGCGTCCACGACGCCGGAGGGGCCCGGCACACTGCGGGTCCTGCGCCGCGGGGACACGATCACGGGCGAGGCGTGGGGGCCGGGAGCGCCGTGGCTGCTGGACGGCCTGCCCGAGCTGCTCGGCGCCGCGGACGACCCGACGTCGTTCGCCCCGGCGCACGAGATCCTGCGCACGGCCGTGCGGCGGTTCGGCCACTTCCGTGTCGGGCGGAGCCGCAACGTCTTCGAGGCGCTCGTGCCGGCCGTGCTGGAGCAGAAGGTCGTCGGCAAGGAGGCCTGGCGGGCCTGGCGCTATCTCGTGAACAAGTTCGGCGAGGCCGCGCCCGGACCCCGGCCACCGAACATGAGCCGGCCGTTGCGGGTGCCGCCGCCGCCACGCGTCTGGGTCGGCATCCCGTCCTGGGAGTGGCACAAGTCGGGGATCGAGGCCGTACGCGCCCGTACGATCATCGGCGCGGCGCGGGTGGCGAGCCGGCTGGAGGTCGGCGACACGGCCGAGGCCGACCGGCGGCTGCGGTCACTGCCGGGCATCGGGGTGTGGACCTCGGCGGAGATCCGGCAGCGCGCCCTGGGCGACGCCGACGCGGTCTCGGTCGGCGACTATCACATCCCCGGCATCGTCGGCTGGGCCCTGACCGGGCAGAAGGTCGACGACGCCGGGATGCTCGAGCTGCTCAGGCCCTATGCCGGGCACCGCTACCGGGTCACCCGCATGCTGGAGCTGTCCGGCGGGGGGGCGCCCCGCCGCGGTCCGCGGATGTCCGTACGGGACTATCGGGGGTTCTGA
- a CDS encoding DUF6886 family protein: MLHFSEDPTITRFVPHAVAGAPGPEAYVWAVEADRAPDYWFPRDCPRAMAWATPETTEADRAHVLGPGGGDRVHAVEYGWLGALQTVKLFAYRLPAASFEPFDGPVSHAHVATRPVEPLGPAEPVGDLLRLHEEAGIQLRVLPGLWPLWDTVITTSLGFSGIRLRNARPRGEFSAPSRPHPR, translated from the coding sequence GTGCTGCACTTCTCCGAAGATCCCACGATCACGCGTTTCGTGCCGCACGCCGTGGCGGGCGCACCGGGGCCGGAGGCCTATGTCTGGGCGGTGGAGGCCGACCGGGCGCCGGACTACTGGTTCCCGCGCGACTGCCCCAGGGCGATGGCCTGGGCGACGCCCGAGACGACCGAGGCCGACCGCGCGCACGTCCTCGGCCCCGGTGGCGGCGACCGGGTGCACGCCGTCGAGTACGGCTGGCTCGGCGCACTCCAGACGGTGAAGCTGTTCGCCTACCGGCTCCCCGCGGCCTCCTTCGAGCCGTTCGACGGCCCGGTGTCGCACGCTCACGTCGCCACCCGGCCGGTCGAACCACTCGGGCCGGCCGAGCCGGTCGGCGATCTCCTGCGGCTGCACGAGGAGGCGGGCATCCAGCTACGCGTGCTCCCCGGCCTCTGGCCGCTCTGGGACACCGTCATCACGACCTCTCTCGGCTTCAGCGGCATCCGGCTGCGCAACGCACGACCGCGAGGTGAATTCTCCGCTCCGTCCCGCCCACATCCCAGGTAA
- a CDS encoding class I SAM-dependent methyltransferase, with translation MKLNDAKAFVGHQVHVCRFREAGTLLRWMGDDLTGKRVLDVAGGDGYWAGQARKRGADAVSIDLARGKMLYGRTLKHNPALIECDALKLPFADGSFDALLSVCAIEHFDDGGKALDEMSRILKPGGELFMSADVLSRSHDWPKLREAHCAKYHVQHTYTHESLAGLLGDRDMELADYSYQFRSRTTERLYLSLSAYGGRVGFNAAAPLTPLVALADRRSPNDRGSIVLIRARKKG, from the coding sequence ATGAAACTCAACGACGCAAAGGCCTTCGTTGGCCACCAGGTGCACGTGTGCCGTTTCCGCGAGGCCGGGACGCTCCTCCGCTGGATGGGGGACGATCTGACCGGCAAGCGGGTCCTCGACGTCGCCGGCGGCGACGGCTACTGGGCCGGGCAGGCGCGCAAGCGCGGTGCGGACGCGGTCTCCATCGACCTCGCCCGCGGCAAGATGCTCTACGGCCGCACCCTCAAGCACAACCCGGCGCTGATCGAGTGCGACGCGCTCAAGCTGCCGTTCGCCGACGGGTCCTTCGACGCCCTGCTGTCGGTGTGCGCCATCGAGCACTTCGACGACGGCGGCAAGGCACTGGACGAGATGTCGCGCATCCTCAAGCCGGGCGGTGAGCTGTTCATGTCCGCGGACGTGCTCAGCCGTTCGCATGACTGGCCCAAGCTCCGCGAGGCGCACTGCGCGAAGTACCACGTGCAGCACACCTACACGCACGAGAGCCTGGCCGGCCTGCTCGGCGACCGCGACATGGAGCTCGCCGACTACTCCTACCAGTTCCGCAGCCGCACCACCGAGCGTCTCTACCTGTCGCTTTCGGCCTACGGCGGCCGGGTCGGATTCAACGCCGCCGCGCCGCTGACGCCACTCGTCGCACTGGCGGATCGCCGCAGCCCGAATGACCGCGGCAGCATCGTCCTGATCAGGGCGCGCAAGAAAGGCTGA
- a CDS encoding class II glutamine amidotransferase, which translates to MCRLFGMSGSPRRTHATFWLLDAPDSLSEQSRRDPDGTGLGYFDANGAPRVHKAPVAAYEDRCFAAEARQIASTTFLAHLRFASTGGLEHRNTHPFEQDGRLFAHNGVIENLDELDTELGPDLSLVHGDTDSERFFALITREIRAHGGDVADGIVRAARWIADRLPVYSLNMIVTTSDELWALRYPETHGLYVLERRRGGYHGDRQLDHSGTAGHLRVHCHDLADAPAVVVASERMDDNPAWRLMEAGELLHVGPDLGVTRTIALPHEPRHRLDLTDLRPEAAASQQTA; encoded by the coding sequence ATGTGTCGTCTGTTCGGCATGAGTGGTTCGCCCCGGCGTACCCACGCCACGTTCTGGCTGCTCGACGCGCCCGACAGTCTCAGCGAGCAGAGCCGGCGAGATCCGGACGGAACCGGGCTGGGCTACTTCGACGCCAACGGAGCCCCACGTGTGCACAAGGCGCCCGTCGCCGCGTACGAGGACCGCTGTTTCGCCGCGGAGGCCAGGCAGATCGCGTCGACGACCTTTCTCGCCCACCTCCGCTTCGCCTCCACCGGCGGCCTGGAACACCGCAACACTCACCCGTTCGAGCAGGATGGGCGCCTCTTCGCGCACAACGGCGTGATCGAGAACCTGGATGAGCTCGACACCGAGCTCGGCCCGGACCTCTCGCTGGTCCATGGGGACACTGACTCCGAACGGTTCTTCGCCCTGATCACACGCGAGATCCGGGCCCACGGCGGGGACGTCGCCGACGGCATCGTCCGCGCGGCCCGCTGGATCGCCGACCGCCTGCCCGTCTACTCCCTCAACATGATCGTGACGACCTCGGACGAACTCTGGGCGTTGCGCTACCCCGAGACCCACGGTCTGTACGTGCTCGAACGCCGGCGCGGCGGCTACCACGGCGACCGGCAACTCGACCACAGCGGCACCGCCGGTCACCTGCGCGTCCACTGCCACGACCTGGCCGATGCGCCCGCGGTCGTGGTGGCCAGCGAACGCATGGACGACAATCCCGCCTGGCGCCTGATGGAAGCAGGAGAGCTCCTCCACGTCGGCCCGGACCTGGGCGTCACCCGGACGATCGCACTTCCCCACGAACCCCGCCACCGGCTCGACCTGACCGATCTGCGCCCGGAAGCCGCCGCATCCCAGCAAACGGCGTAG
- a CDS encoding glutamate decarboxylase: MASKEPQHGGPATPELQVNPLFSREPVTIPRYALPDGEMDPATAYQVVHDELMLDGNARLNLATFVTTWAEPQARRLMAECAEKNMIDKDEYPQTAELELRCVHMLARLWHAADPRHVIGCSTTGSSEAAMLAGLALKRRWRHRRGDRADGRPNLVMGVNVQVCWEKFADYFEVEPRYVPMEGDRYHLSPKRAVELCDENTIGVVAVLGSTFDGSYEPVAEVAAELDDLQERTGLDVPIHVDGASGAMIAPFLDPDLVWDFRLPRVASINTSGHKYGLVMPGLGWALWRDAEALPDDLVFHVNYLGGSMPTFALNFSRPGAQVIAQYYNFLRLGFDGYRRVQRTCRDVATRLAGKIAALGPFELITDGGQAPVFAFRVRPEITNFTVFDISAALREHGWLVPAYAFPPDRTDLSVLRIVVRNGFSHDLADLLLEDMRRVLPRLRRQREPHRDFDDAGAFAHGITAGHRQQSDP, encoded by the coding sequence ATGGCGTCGAAGGAGCCACAACACGGCGGTCCCGCCACGCCTGAACTGCAGGTGAATCCGCTGTTCAGCCGGGAGCCGGTGACCATACCGCGGTATGCCCTTCCGGATGGAGAGATGGATCCGGCGACCGCGTACCAGGTGGTGCACGACGAGTTGATGCTGGACGGCAACGCGCGGTTGAACCTGGCGACGTTCGTCACCACCTGGGCCGAACCTCAGGCACGACGGCTCATGGCCGAGTGCGCCGAAAAGAACATGATCGACAAGGACGAGTATCCGCAGACCGCCGAGCTGGAGCTGCGCTGCGTGCACATGCTGGCCCGGCTGTGGCACGCCGCGGACCCGCGCCACGTGATCGGATGCTCGACGACCGGCTCGAGTGAGGCCGCCATGCTTGCGGGGCTCGCGCTCAAACGACGCTGGCGGCACCGCCGCGGAGACCGGGCGGACGGCCGGCCGAACCTCGTGATGGGCGTCAACGTCCAGGTCTGCTGGGAGAAGTTCGCCGACTACTTCGAGGTCGAGCCACGCTACGTGCCGATGGAGGGCGACCGCTATCACCTGAGCCCGAAGAGGGCGGTGGAGCTGTGCGACGAGAACACCATCGGGGTCGTCGCCGTTCTCGGCTCGACGTTCGACGGCAGCTACGAGCCGGTGGCCGAGGTCGCGGCGGAGCTGGACGACCTGCAAGAGCGGACCGGTCTCGACGTGCCGATCCACGTCGACGGGGCCTCGGGCGCGATGATCGCGCCCTTCCTCGATCCGGACCTGGTCTGGGACTTCCGTCTGCCCCGCGTGGCCTCGATCAACACCTCGGGCCACAAGTACGGGCTGGTCATGCCCGGCCTTGGCTGGGCGCTGTGGCGCGATGCCGAGGCGCTGCCGGATGACCTGGTCTTCCACGTCAACTATCTGGGCGGGAGCATGCCCACCTTCGCGTTGAACTTCTCCCGTCCCGGCGCCCAGGTCATCGCGCAGTACTACAACTTCCTGCGGCTGGGCTTCGACGGCTACCGCCGCGTCCAGCGCACCTGCCGGGACGTCGCCACGCGACTGGCCGGCAAGATCGCCGCACTGGGCCCGTTCGAACTGATCACGGACGGCGGCCAGGCGCCGGTCTTCGCCTTCCGGGTACGCCCGGAGATCACCAACTTCACCGTCTTCGACATCTCGGCGGCCCTGCGCGAACACGGGTGGCTGGTGCCGGCCTACGCGTTCCCGCCGGACCGTACCGACCTGTCGGTGTTGCGGATCGTCGTCCGCAACGGTTTCAGCCATGACCTGGCCGACCTGCTCCTGGAGGACATGCGCCGGGTCCTGCCACGTCTGCGGCGGCAGCGCGAGCCTCATCGCGACTTCGACGACGCCGGTGCGTTCGCGCATGGCATCACGGCCGGGCACCGGCAGCAGAGCGACCCGTGA
- a CDS encoding glycosyltransferase family 4 protein, translated as MVPRVLVDATAVAADRGALGRYVDGLIAALHRADADLAIACQRADEERYNALAPKARVVAGPPVIAHRSARLAWEQTGLPFIAQQVGADVIHAPYYSIPLRPGVPVVVTIHDVTYFAEPEAHNPVKATYIKSATRTAVRRAARLIVPSKATRDEMVRLLSADPTRIDVAYHGVDQAIFHRPGDDERRRVSDRLGLHGHPYIAFLGALEPRKNVPNLIRGWVQAVGDMNDVPALVLAGSGGWDDEVDAALADVPHQLRVLRPGYLRWSSLPGFFGGALVVALPSRGEGFGLPVLEAMSCGSAVLTTHRSSLPEVGGDAVAYTEPDSGSIATALSALIADEDRRRTLADAAAARAGEFTWTASAEAHLASYQRATEQ; from the coding sequence GTGGTGCCTCGGGTCCTCGTCGACGCGACCGCTGTAGCCGCTGACCGCGGTGCGCTGGGGCGATATGTCGACGGCCTGATCGCCGCGCTGCACCGCGCGGACGCCGATCTCGCCATCGCGTGCCAGCGCGCGGATGAGGAGCGGTACAACGCTCTCGCGCCGAAGGCGCGTGTGGTCGCCGGGCCGCCGGTGATCGCGCACCGGTCCGCACGGCTTGCGTGGGAGCAGACCGGGCTGCCGTTCATCGCCCAGCAGGTCGGCGCCGACGTCATCCACGCGCCTTACTACTCGATCCCGCTGCGGCCCGGAGTGCCGGTGGTCGTCACGATCCACGACGTGACCTACTTCGCCGAGCCCGAAGCGCACAACCCGGTGAAGGCGACCTACATCAAGTCGGCGACCCGCACCGCCGTACGCCGCGCCGCCCGGTTGATCGTGCCCTCCAAGGCCACTCGTGACGAGATGGTCCGGCTGCTGAGCGCCGACCCGACCCGCATCGACGTCGCCTACCACGGCGTCGACCAGGCGATCTTCCACCGGCCCGGTGATGACGAGCGGCGACGCGTCTCCGACCGCCTCGGTCTGCACGGCCACCCCTACATCGCCTTCCTCGGCGCGCTCGAGCCGCGCAAGAACGTCCCCAACCTGATCCGCGGCTGGGTCCAGGCCGTCGGCGACATGAACGACGTGCCCGCACTCGTGCTCGCGGGCAGCGGTGGCTGGGACGACGAGGTCGACGCGGCGCTGGCCGACGTCCCGCACCAGCTGCGCGTGCTGCGCCCCGGCTACCTGCGCTGGTCCTCGCTGCCCGGGTTCTTCGGCGGCGCGCTCGTCGTGGCGCTGCCGAGCCGCGGTGAGGGGTTCGGGCTGCCGGTGCTGGAGGCCATGTCGTGCGGCTCGGCGGTGCTCACGACGCACCGCTCCTCACTGCCGGAGGTCGGCGGCGACGCGGTCGCCTACACCGAGCCCGACAGCGGCAGCATCGCCACCGCGCTGAGCGCGCTGATCGCCGATGAGGACCGCCGGCGCACGCTCGCGGACGCGGCGGCCGCGCGTGCCGGGGAGTTCACCTGGACGGCGTCCGCCGAGGCGCATCTCGCTTCCTACCAGCGGGCCACCGAACAGTAG
- a CDS encoding glycosyltransferase family 4 protein: MKIAIVGPAFPYKGGGAHHTTELAHRLVAAGHEVTLESWKAQYPSFLYPGEQTISRPEGVPYPDTRRTLAWYRPDGWIRTGRRLRSFDLVVLVVLSPVQIPAYLGIAYGLGHKAGGPRLVALCHNVLPHERKPYDVPLMRRLLRRTDGALVHSAQQAQLARDLAPGTPVLTAGLPAHLPTPPGGHRIVVPDAEPANHLLFFGMVRPYKGLDVLLRSLAEIDDVTLTVAGEFWGGVEDTRALISSLGLDSRVELRPGYVPADDVPKLFAGADALVLPYRTATASQNVFMAYEHGVPVIATRAGTLADHVREGVDGVLCEPDDAESLTDALKRFYAPGEPARLRAGVKPVDAEPHWELYLDQLLSR; the protein is encoded by the coding sequence GTGAAAATAGCGATCGTCGGGCCGGCCTTCCCGTACAAGGGCGGCGGCGCCCACCACACGACCGAGCTCGCGCACCGGCTGGTCGCCGCGGGTCACGAGGTGACACTGGAGTCGTGGAAGGCGCAGTACCCGTCCTTCCTCTATCCAGGCGAGCAGACGATCTCCAGGCCGGAGGGCGTCCCGTACCCGGACACCCGCCGCACGCTGGCCTGGTACCGCCCGGACGGCTGGATCCGCACAGGCCGGCGGCTGCGCTCCTTCGACCTCGTCGTGCTCGTGGTGCTCTCTCCGGTGCAGATCCCGGCCTACCTGGGGATCGCGTACGGTCTCGGCCACAAGGCCGGCGGACCACGGCTCGTCGCCCTCTGCCACAACGTGCTGCCGCACGAGCGCAAGCCCTACGACGTGCCGCTGATGCGACGACTGCTCCGTCGTACCGACGGCGCCCTCGTGCACTCGGCCCAGCAGGCCCAGCTCGCCCGTGACCTGGCTCCGGGCACTCCCGTGCTCACCGCCGGGCTGCCCGCGCACCTGCCGACGCCGCCTGGGGGGCACCGCATCGTCGTCCCCGACGCCGAACCCGCGAACCACCTGCTGTTCTTCGGCATGGTCAGGCCGTACAAGGGTCTCGACGTACTCCTGCGGTCGCTCGCGGAGATCGACGACGTCACGCTGACGGTGGCCGGGGAGTTCTGGGGCGGGGTCGAGGACACACGCGCGCTGATCTCCTCGCTCGGGCTGGACTCCCGGGTCGAGCTACGACCCGGGTACGTCCCGGCGGACGACGTGCCCAAGCTGTTCGCCGGCGCCGACGCGCTCGTGCTGCCCTATCGCACCGCGACGGCCTCGCAGAACGTCTTCATGGCCTACGAGCACGGCGTCCCGGTGATCGCCACCCGGGCGGGCACATTGGCCGACCACGTACGGGAGGGCGTCGACGGCGTCCTGTGCGAACCGGACGACGCGGAGTCGTTGACGGACGCGCTGAAGCGCTTCTATGCCCCCGGCGAGCCGGCCCGGCTCCGGGCAGGGGTCAAACCGGTCGACGCCGAACCTCACTGGGAGCTCTACCTGGACCAACTGCTCAGCCGCTGA
- a CDS encoding lysylphosphatidylglycerol synthase transmembrane domain-containing protein: MISRLRASRLPRVALVVVALVFCVYGLASRWDETRHAVTALSWPYIGAALVAGLLGLGAWMLAWRSLLAGMGSPLPLRAAVRIYFVSQLGKYIPGSVWALVAQMELAKEHHVPRQRGASAALLAMATTIATGCAVAAVTLPLTSADATHRYWWLLVLAPIFLALLHPRIVAFALDRALRLARRQPLARTAGLGTMVLTVAWTTLGWLLFGVHAWLLVRAAGGSGFFLATGAYALAFTAGFLVIIAPGGVGVREAALTVALGPVLASGAPLVVALASRVVMTVADLAWAGAAVLLGSRHPAVDEVEAAAAQSE, encoded by the coding sequence GTGATCTCCCGGCTGCGAGCGAGTCGACTGCCGCGCGTGGCGCTGGTCGTCGTCGCGCTCGTCTTCTGCGTCTATGGCCTGGCCTCGCGGTGGGACGAAACACGCCACGCGGTGACCGCGCTGTCCTGGCCCTACATCGGCGCCGCCCTGGTCGCCGGGCTCCTCGGGCTCGGCGCCTGGATGCTGGCCTGGCGTTCGCTGCTGGCCGGAATGGGCTCGCCGCTACCGCTGCGCGCGGCCGTGCGGATCTACTTCGTCTCCCAGCTCGGCAAGTACATCCCCGGCTCGGTGTGGGCGCTCGTCGCCCAGATGGAGCTGGCCAAGGAGCACCACGTGCCGCGGCAGCGCGGTGCCAGCGCGGCCCTGCTCGCGATGGCCACCACGATCGCGACCGGGTGCGCGGTGGCCGCCGTGACGTTGCCGCTGACCTCGGCGGACGCCACGCATCGCTACTGGTGGCTGCTGGTGCTCGCACCGATCTTCCTGGCCCTGCTGCATCCGCGCATCGTGGCCTTCGCGCTCGACCGGGCGCTCCGGCTGGCCAGGCGGCAGCCGCTGGCGCGTACGGCCGGGCTGGGCACCATGGTTCTGACGGTGGCCTGGACGACGCTGGGCTGGCTGCTGTTCGGCGTGCACGCGTGGCTGCTGGTACGCGCTGCGGGCGGGTCGGGGTTCTTCCTCGCCACCGGCGCGTACGCGCTGGCGTTCACCGCCGGGTTCCTCGTGATCATCGCGCCGGGCGGCGTCGGCGTGCGTGAGGCGGCGCTCACCGTCGCCCTCGGGCCGGTGCTGGCCTCCGGTGCTCCCCTGGTCGTCGCGCTCGCCTCACGCGTCGTCATGACCGTCGCCGACCTCGCCTGGGCGGGGGCCGCGGTACTGCTGGGATCGCGTCACCCGGCCGTGGACGAGGTCGAGGCGGCCGCGGCCCAGTCCGAGTAG